One genomic region from Xylocopa sonorina isolate GNS202 chromosome 8, iyXylSono1_principal, whole genome shotgun sequence encodes:
- the LOC143426181 gene encoding uncharacterized protein LOC143426181 gives MTLFRVSNWSDLLTALSRVSHTASTSLAEMRCTRHTVVHHNRMKNLHVTSVRRYPEPPTLPLPTNVSEIFANETGRFTPERARDIAAPVLLYGNSDCRSFFSKETMKPTQRGSAMQNCSDTHVDSYDCFGAVSLNGTMQSNVPKPYSSNGKSTHLNMPGGQWARDGKYIAEDMQKSHYRSVRLPPLKLTKSGLTSYVATKTLFQATYAPKYICTMEYSSKVPSPLNTENSERKKLKVDEVSKLSQRDKVKKIFKDYGITGFVFHVGISMMSLVACYAALVSGVDLQPFIKSVLDVSNEDLKSVVTASSTFLIAYAIHKLFAPIRLSITLAVTPFFVRYLRKLGYLKGPTLKNAGINAKKETVK, from the exons ATGACATTGTTTCGTGTCAGTAACTGGTCTGATTTGTTAACAGCTTTGTCACGGGTCTCGCACACAG CCAGTACATCGCTAGCCGAAATGCGGTGTACGCGACACACAGTGGTGCATCACAATCGCATGAAAAATCTGCACGTAACGAGCGTCCGTCGTTATCCTGAGCCTCCTACTCTGCCGCTTCCAACGAACGTCTCTGAAATATTCGCAAACGAAACTGGCCGATTTACGCCGGAAAGGGCACGAGACATCGCTGCTCCAGTACTGCTCtatggaaacagcgattgcagatcatTTTTCTCCAAAGAAACGATGAAACCGACACAGCGCGGCAGCGCCATGCAGAATTGCAGCGACACGCATGTCGACTCATACGATTGCTTTGGAGCGGTCAGTTTAAACGGCACGATGCAGAGCAACGTGCCGAAACCGTACAGTTCCAATGGGAAATCGACGCACTTGAACATGCCAGGCGGTCAATGGGCCAGAGACGGAAAATACATCGCCGAGGACATGCAGAAATCACATTATCGAAGTGTTCGTTTGCCGCCCTTGAAACTGACTAAAAGTG GTCTGACAAGTTACGTCGCAACGAAAACACTTTTCCAAGCAACCTATGCGCCAAAATACATATGCACCATGGAATATTCATCAAAAGTACCGTCACCGTTAAATACGGAAAATTCCGAAAGGAAAAAGCTAAAAGTAGATGAAGTGTCGAAACTATCCCAGAGAGATAAAGTCAAGAAAATATTCAAGGATTATGGAATTACTGGTTTTGTGTTTCATGTCGGAATCTCTATGATGTCTCTTGTTGCTTGTTATGCAGCATTAGTTAG TGGAGTAGATTTACAACCTTTCATTAAATCTGTATTGGACGTAAGTAACGAGGACTTAAAAAGTGTTGTTACCGCTTCGTCAACTTTCTTGATTGCGTATGCCATTCACAAGTTATTCGCCCCAATTCGACTGTCGATTACGCTAGCGGTGACGCCGTTTTTTGTAAGGTATTTACGAAAACTTGGGTACCTTAAAGGCCCGACCTTAAAGAATGCAGGAATAAACGCAAAGAAAGAAACCGTTAAGTGA